The nucleotide window GGATTGGCGGGACCAACTGTGGTGATGCGGTCGCTCTATCGGCCTGCAGGAGTGCGAAACGCACCAGTGGTGGATCCCGTGGCGATACGGGCGGGCGCCCTGGAGGGCGTGTGGCTTCCGGCAACTGCGCGCGAGATCGCCTACCTCGTCCAACAGGGAACATCTCGCGAAGCAGCGACCATGGGGGAGCGTCTTCGACGGCTGCCGTACAGCCACTCGGCCTTCCAGCACATTGCTCACGCTGTAGGTCACCGATATGTCGACCAGCACCAACAGATTGAGCAGCAGTTGATCGAGGTGTTCGAAGTGCCGGAGCAGGCCCGGTCCATCAGTGTGTCGCTGGATCGCGTCTCGGTGCCGATGGAGGAGCCGCGCGATCGTCCGGTCGGCAGGCCGCGGAAAGGTGCCCCGAAACGCCCCATCAGTCGTGTGTTCCGCATGGCCTACTGCGGCACCGTGACGTTGCATGATGGCGAGGGGAAGGGGATCCACACGATTCGCTACGGGACGATGCCTGCGGGCGACCCCGTGGCACTGTGCACCGGCATGGCCGACGACGTCATCGAGTTGCTCGGACAGCAGCCCGACTTGAGAGTCCAGCTCTTGTGCGACGGTGCGAAGGACATGTGGAACTTGCTCGATGCAGAGTTCACGACGTCGCCCTTCGACAAGAGGGAGATCCTCGTGTCGCGCCTCATCGACTTCTGGCATGCGGTCGAGAAGCTGGCGCCAGCCGCCAAGGTCCTCTTCGATGAAGACAGCGACGCCCAGCTTGCACGCTGGAAGCTGCGGCTGAAGACCAGGAGCAACGCCAACGCCGAGATCCTTGCAGAGCTGATCGAGTCGGACCTGGAACATGTTCGAGTCGGCGACGACGAACCAGTGCACCAAGCGATCACGTACTTCACGAACCACCAGGACCGGATGGACTACGCCTCTGCCCGGCGTGCTGGTCTTCCGATTGGGAGCGGTGCAGTGGAGGCCACCTGCAAGAGCCTCATCGCCATGCGCATGAAACGACCGGGCGCGCGATGGAAGACGCGAACGGGGGAACACATCGTTCATCTTCGCGCT belongs to bacterium and includes:
- a CDS encoding ISKra4 family transposase; this encodes MIVLEIPEEVNAVAPALLAMLETLRKQVERGRIGASVDIADFEQLLADKMNAVERAALGIALGALAVDFPMVLIDGVLHTRVLRSKTKFMGLAGPTVVMRSLYRPAGVRNAPVVDPVAIRAGALEGVWLPATAREIAYLVQQGTSREAATMGERLRRLPYSHSAFQHIAHAVGHRYVDQHQQIEQQLIEVFEVPEQARSISVSLDRVSVPMEEPRDRPVGRPRKGAPKRPISRVFRMAYCGTVTLHDGEGKGIHTIRYGTMPAGDPVALCTGMADDVIELLGQQPDLRVQLLCDGAKDMWNLLDAEFTTSPFDKREILVSRLIDFWHAVEKLAPAAKVLFDEDSDAQLARWKLRLKTRSNANAEILAELIESDLEHVRVGDDEPVHQAITYFTNHQDRMDYASARRAGLPIGSGAVEATCKSLIAMRMKRPGARWKTRTGEHIVHLRALALSDRWDAAMDLALPSARVKIRRAA